Proteins from a genomic interval of Chelonoidis abingdonii isolate Lonesome George chromosome 7, CheloAbing_2.0, whole genome shotgun sequence:
- the CCNI2 gene encoding cyclin-I2, producing the protein MKCTGSSESQRFPFLLENALTREARNWKVPVFWNFTLKGTDISPSHYEKAVLWIAELSSQFQFYSETFALAINILNRLLASVKAQVKYLRCIAITCLVLAAKTNEEDEVIPSVKKLAVQSGCKCSPAEILRMERIILDKLHWDLYTATPMDFLNIFHAMVMSNWPHLLNGLPQMNPSRHVAFLTRQLQHCMACHQLLQFKGSTLALVIITLELEKLTPDWFPVITDLLKKAQVSSAKFIHCKELVDQQLIHLQPSNAVYIFNPANQAIRAHPKEKLPYCYSEWKNSSQISSRVIVSQPVPATFTPTSVKIQEDSMETDEFYDGFRHLYNEEGVPEGRRVSITGSCNNLRQGESSSPCPPLQPPEIN; encoded by the exons ATGAAGTGTACCGGATCTTCTGAGAGTCAGAGATTTCCGTTCCTACTAGAGAATGCCCTAACAAGAGAGGCCAGGAATTGGAAGGTGCCAGTTTTTTGGAATTTCACACTGAAG GGCACAGATATCTCTCCATCACACTATGAGAAAGCAGTTCTCTGGATTGCAGAATTAAGCTCCCAGTTCCAATTTTACTCTGAAACGTTTGCCTTGGCTATCAACATTCTTAACCGGTTATTGGCATCAGTAAAG GCACAAGTAAAATACCTTCGGTGCATAGCAATTACCTGCCTCGTCCTTGCAGCAAAAACCAATGAAGAAGATGAG GTAATACCATCAGTGAAGAAGCTTGCAGTGCAGAGTGGTTGTAAATGCTCTCCAGCTGAGATTTTGAGAATGGAAAGAATTATACTAGATAAGCTTCACTGGGATCTTTACACAGCGACACCTATGGATTTCTTAAACATT TTCCATGCCATGGTGATGTCCAACTGGCCTCATCTACTAAATGGGCTGCCTCAGATGAATCCTTCCCGCCATGTTGCATTCTTGAccagacagctacagcactgtatGGCATGCCACCAACTACTGCAGTTTAAGGGCTCCACATTGGCTTTGGTGATCATCACCTTAGAGTTGGAGAAGCTGACTCCTGACTGGTTTCCTGTTATTACTGATCTGCTAAAAAAAGCACAG GTTAGTAGCGCCAAATTCATCCATTGTAAAGAGCTTGTGGATCAGCAGCTCATACATTTACAACCATCCAATGCTGTTTATATCTTTAATCCTGCCAACCAAGCCATCCGAGCTCATCCCAAGGAAAAGTTACCCTATTGTTATTCTGAATGGAAGAATTCAAGTCAAATTAGTTCAAGGGTCATTGTGAGTCAGCCTGTTCCAGCAACTTTCACACCTACTTCCGTCAAAATTCAAGAAGACAGCATGGAGACAGATGAATTCTATGATGGATTCAGGCACCTATACAATGAGGAAGGTGTCCCAGAAGGTAGAAGGGTCAGCATCACTGGCTCATGCAATAATCTCAGGCAAGGAGAAAGTAGTTCCCCTTGTCCTCCATTACAGCCACCTGAAATTAACTAG